Genomic DNA from Leptospira venezuelensis:
AATTTCAAAAGATGGATTTATAAAGATCACTGAAGAATTTACGAAAGCGGAAAATGCTTCTGATCCATTCGATCGATTGAAGAAGTTAGGCATTGCTTATATTTCTTTTTGTCTAGAGAATGTTGGCTATTATAGAGCGATGTGGCATATTGATCTTGGGCCGGTAGGTGATTTAGAAGATCTTGTAGAGGCAGGTAAAAATTCTTTCTTAAAACTTTGGGAAACTGTCCTAGTTTGTGAGTCTCAAAAGATCAATAAATTCGAAGCAAGAGAAATAGCAACTGCAGCCTGGTCATTGGTTCACGGATATTCTGTTTTACTCAACGAATGCCAACTGAATAATCCATTGCTGCAAATCGATAAGAACAACGCTTTGCAGGAAGCAGAGAAAATTTTACAAATTCTGGATTCGGGTCTAAAGAATAAATCTTATAAGTAAAATTTTACTCAAGATAGAAAATACCCTTCAAATATAATTTGCAGCTCCCTCCGATCCGAACTCTTTCTCCTCTATTCTCGCAAACTAAATTTCCACCTCTTGCGGAAGCCTGATAAGCATTCAGTTCCTTCTTCCCAAATTTTTCAGACCAATAAGGGATCAATGTGCAATGGGAAGAACCAGTCACCGGATCTTCTGGAACTCCTTTTGCTGGTGCAAAAAATCTGGAAACAAAATCGTAGGACCTCCCCTTGTCTGCGGGAGCAGTTACAATTGCCGCAAAGAATGGAAGCTTCTTCAAAGAATCATGATTTGGAACTAAATCTCTCACATCTGATTCTTTTTCAAAAACAAATAAGATATCACGAGCCTTCAGAATTTCTTTTGCTTTTATATTAAAGCAAGAAGCCACATCATCTGGAGAATATTCAGTCTTTATAGGAGGCCTAGCAGGAAAATCCAAATAGTATTTTCCATTCTCGCGATACACTTCCAGTATCCCGCTCTTCGTATGAAATTTTAAAGAAGAAGGTCCAGGTTTATTTTCTAATATTTCGTAAATTGCAAACGCAGTCGCAAGAGTTGCGTGACCACAAAGATCTACTTCTACACCCGGAGTGAACCATCTCAGATCATATTCTCCCTTTTCCTTTCTGGGACGAAAGAATGCAGTTTCTGATAAATTATTCTCAGCAGCAAGATCAATTAGTTTAGAGTCCGGTAACCAATCTCCTTCCCAGGGAACAACCGCTGCAGGATTTCCTTTAAATAAGGAATCTGTAAATGCATCTATTTGGAAGATCGTATATTCGGTTTTCATATTCGTAATTAT
This window encodes:
- a CDS encoding TetR family transcriptional regulator produces the protein MPARKKMKKPEGSYHHGNLAETLKTLALKRLESSKDSTFTIREIAREAGVSHAAAYRHFPSHRDLLAQISKDGFIKITEEFTKAENASDPFDRLKKLGIAYISFCLENVGYYRAMWHIDLGPVGDLEDLVEAGKNSFLKLWETVLVCESQKINKFEAREIATAAWSLVHGYSVLLNECQLNNPLLQIDKNNALQEAEKILQILDSGLKNKSYK
- a CDS encoding PhzF family phenazine biosynthesis protein, with amino-acid sequence MKTEYTIFQIDAFTDSLFKGNPAAVVPWEGDWLPDSKLIDLAAENNLSETAFFRPRKEKGEYDLRWFTPGVEVDLCGHATLATAFAIYEILENKPGPSSLKFHTKSGILEVYRENGKYYLDFPARPPIKTEYSPDDVASCFNIKAKEILKARDILFVFEKESDVRDLVPNHDSLKKLPFFAAIVTAPADKGRSYDFVSRFFAPAKGVPEDPVTGSSHCTLIPYWSEKFGKKELNAYQASARGGNLVCENRGERVRIGGSCKLYLKGIFYLE